Proteins encoded within one genomic window of Rhododendron vialii isolate Sample 1 chromosome 1a, ASM3025357v1:
- the LOC131330189 gene encoding uncharacterized mitochondrial protein AtMg00810-like, with amino-acid sequence MSSFVNIHYLTGNSPTHLQHLISQMHYAFSMKELGSLSYFLGIAVQSCAKGLFLSQSKYAREILHKAGLADCKPCISPSVIKPTSSSVSSAPFAFLVLFRSIVGALQYLTITRPDLAFAVNQAYQHMHFPTVGDFAAVKRLLRYLKGTIDHGLIYQPSSFELHAFSDSDWGGDCSALKSSSSYCVYLGDNLISWSAKKQTTVSRSSTGAEYRSLAHTAAELSWLQCFFVTFIFRLLPLRCCSVITPLNQLVEVCSEVEVLVVDSCISSSSSSLLLYKVPAASSTSLDAASFCLEFLILYMLEFGSKDMFSVGLI; translated from the exons ATGAGCTCCTTTGTGAACATTCATTATTTGACTGGCAACTCTCCTACTCACCTTCAACATCTCATATCACAAATGCACTATGCATTTTCTATGAAGGAACTTGGTTCTCTTTCCTATTTTCTGGGTATTGCTGTTCAATCTTGTGCTAAGGGCCTTTTCTTATCTCAGTCTAAATATGCTAGAGAAATCCTCCACAAAGCTGGTCTTGCTGATTGTAAGCCCTGCATTTCTCCTTCAGTGATCAAGCCTACCTCCTCTTCTGTGTCCTCTGCCCCCTTTGCTTTTCTAGTTCTTTTTAGGAGTATTGTAGGTGCTCTCCAATATCTCACTATTACTCGTCCCGATCTTGCTTTTGCTGTCAACCAAGCTTACCAACATATGCATTTTCCTACCGTTGGTGACTTTGCAGCAGTGAAACGATTGCTCAGATATCTTAAGGGTACTATTGATCATGGTCTGATTTATCAACCTTCCTCATTTGAGCTTCATGCTTTCTCTGATTCTGATTGGGGTGGGGACTGCTCTGCCCTCAAGTCTTCTTCTAGCTATTGTGTGTATCTTGGTGACAATCTTATTTCCTGGTCTGCAAAGAAGCAGACAACCGTTTCTCGTTCCTCTACCGGGGCTGAGTATCGCTCTCTTGCTCACACTGCTGCTGAATTGAGTTGGCTTCAATGCTTCTTCGTGACCTTCATATTCCGGTTACTTCCACTCCGGTGTTGTAGTGTGATAACACCTCT GAATCAGTTAGTGGAAGTATGTAGTGAAGTGGAGGTGCTAGTTGTTGATAGCTGTATTAGTTCAAGTAGTTCGTCTTTACTCTTGTATAAAGTT CCTGCTGCTAGTTCTACTTCTCTTGATGCGGCTTCTTTTTGCTTGGAGTTCTTGATCTTATATATGCTTGAGTTTGGTTCTAAAGATATGTTTTCTGTTGGATTAATTTAG
- the LOC131330198 gene encoding uncharacterized protein LOC131330198, with product MTMLEEDPKTLHNPKDLLGEGERQNPTRSSENARDKTWKEDNRNSKEDRRALVEYKKAPSRRRRSRSRSRTPGRKRASPQKQRSRSRSQRPKWRRASSRRRRSRSRSPTPEEGGTRKHHKDEYERPDSDWEKNGAHKTKGREDRTMTAREVARKALGNIETSPFTRKLQEARLPSRVKHGTFVLYKTNTDLVAHVQHYQQAMFMHYGDDAIMCKMFPSNMGKVALS from the exons ATGACCATGTTGGAAGAAGATCCAAAGACACTACACAATCCAAAAGACCTATTGGGTGAGGGAGAAAGACAAAACCCCACTAGGAGCTCCGAGAACGCCCGAGACAAGACATGGAAGGAAGACAACAG aaactCTAAAGAAGACAGACGAGCACTGGTGGAGTACAAGAAGGCTCCTtctcgaagaagaagaagcaggagTAGGAGTCGTACTCCAGGACGAAAAAGAGCTTCTCCGCAAAAACAAAGAAGCAGGAGTCGAAGCCAAAGACCAAAGTggcgaagggcttcttcacgaagaAGGAGAAGCAGGAGCCGGAGTCCTACCCCCGAGGAAGGAGGGACCAGGAAGCACCATAAGGATgagtacgagagacctgattctgATTGGGAAAAGAATGGGGCTCACAAGACGAAGGGACGTGAGGACagaaccatgactgcacgagaagtaGCACGGAAGGCCCTCGGCAATATAGAAACCTCCCCCTTTACGAGAAAGCTGCAAGAAGCAAGGCTGCCAAGCAGGGTGAAGCATGGCACGTTCGTCCTTTACAAGACAAATACAGACCTCGTGGCTCATGTGCAACACTATCAACAAGCGATGTTCATGCACTATGGGGACGATGccattatgtgcaagatgttcccatctaATATGGGGAAGGTGGCATTGTCTTAG